A genomic region of Pseudomonas abietaniphila contains the following coding sequences:
- a CDS encoding ABC transporter substrate-binding protein: MKKLMLLGALALSVLAQPVFADEKPLKIGIEAAYPPFASKAPDGSIVGFDYDIGNALCEEMKVKCVWVEQEFDGLIPALKVRKIDAILSSMSITEDRKKSVDFTNKYYNTPARLVMKQGTVVSDGLTELKGKNIGVQRGSIHERFAKEVLAPLGAEIKPYSSQNEIYLDIGAGRLDGTVADATLLQDGFLNTDSGKGYAFVGPAFTDVNYFGDGVGIAVRKGDKADLDKINAAIAAIRANGKYKAIQDKYFNFDIYGQ; the protein is encoded by the coding sequence ATGAAAAAGCTCATGCTGCTGGGCGCGCTGGCGCTGTCCGTATTGGCACAGCCTGTGTTCGCCGATGAAAAGCCACTGAAAATCGGCATCGAAGCGGCGTACCCTCCATTCGCCTCGAAAGCGCCCGATGGCAGCATCGTCGGCTTCGACTACGACATCGGCAACGCCCTGTGCGAAGAGATGAAGGTCAAGTGCGTCTGGGTCGAGCAAGAGTTCGACGGCCTGATCCCTGCGCTGAAAGTGCGCAAGATCGACGCCATCCTGTCCTCGATGTCCATCACCGAAGACCGCAAGAAGTCCGTCGACTTCACCAACAAGTACTACAACACCCCGGCCCGTCTGGTCATGAAGCAAGGCACCGTCGTCAGCGACGGCCTGACCGAACTCAAGGGCAAGAACATCGGTGTGCAGCGTGGTTCGATCCACGAGCGTTTCGCCAAGGAAGTCCTGGCTCCACTGGGCGCTGAAATCAAGCCGTACAGCTCGCAGAACGAGATCTACCTGGACATCGGCGCCGGTCGTCTCGACGGTACCGTGGCTGACGCCACCCTGCTGCAGGACGGTTTCCTGAACACTGATTCGGGCAAGGGTTACGCGTTTGTCGGCCCGGCGTTCACCGACGTCAACTACTTCGGCGACGGCGTAGGCATCGCAGTGCGTAAAGGCGACAAGGCTGATCTGGACAAGATCAACGCAGCCATCGCGGCCATCCGCGCCAACGGCAAATACAAAGCCATTCAAGACAAGTACTTCAACTTCGACATTTACGGCCAGTAA
- a CDS encoding ABC transporter permease produces the protein MLKGYGAVILDGAWLTLQLALCSMALAIVLGLIGVSLRLSPVRWLAWLGDLYSTVIRGIPDLVLILLIFYGGQDLLNRVAPLLGHDDYIDLNPLMAGIGTLGFIFGAYLSETFRGAFMAIPKGQAEAGMAYGMSSSRVFFRIMVPQMIRLAIPGFTNNWLVLTKATALISVVGLQDMMFKAKQAADATREPFTFFLAVAAMYLVITSVSLLVLRYIEKRYSAGVRVADL, from the coding sequence ATGTTGAAAGGCTACGGAGCCGTCATCCTCGACGGTGCATGGCTGACCCTGCAACTCGCTCTGTGCTCCATGGCGCTGGCGATCGTGTTGGGTCTGATCGGCGTGTCGCTGCGTTTGTCGCCGGTGCGCTGGCTGGCCTGGCTGGGCGATCTTTACTCCACGGTCATTCGTGGCATTCCCGACCTGGTGCTGATCCTGCTGATTTTCTACGGCGGTCAGGACCTGCTCAACCGCGTCGCGCCCTTGTTGGGTCACGACGATTACATCGATCTGAACCCGCTGATGGCCGGTATTGGCACGCTGGGTTTCATTTTCGGAGCGTACCTGTCGGAAACCTTCCGTGGCGCTTTCATGGCGATACCTAAAGGGCAGGCCGAAGCCGGCATGGCCTACGGCATGAGCAGCTCTCGGGTGTTCTTCCGCATCATGGTGCCGCAGATGATTCGTCTGGCGATTCCGGGATTCACCAACAACTGGTTGGTGCTGACCAAGGCCACCGCGCTGATTTCCGTGGTCGGTCTGCAAGACATGATGTTCAAGGCCAAGCAGGCGGCGGATGCCACCCGCGAACCTTTCACTTTCTTCCTCGCAGTCGCGGCCATGTACCTGGTGATCACCAGTGTCTCGCTGCTGGTACTGCGCTACATCGAAAAACGCTACTCGGCCGGCGTAAGGGTGGCAGACCTATGA
- a CDS encoding ABC transporter permease, with protein sequence MIFDYNVVWENLPLYFGGLLITLKLLALSLFFGLLAALPLGLMRVSKVAWVNLLAWSYTYVIRGTPMLVQLFLIYYGLAQFEAVRESFLWPWLSSATFCACLAFAINTSAYTAEIIAGSLKSTPPGEIEAARAMGMSKAKMYRRILLPSALRRALPQYSNEVIMMLQTTSLASIVTLIDITGAARTVNAQFYLPFEAYITAGVFYLCLTFILVKLFKLAERRWLSYLAPRKH encoded by the coding sequence ATGATCTTCGATTACAACGTCGTCTGGGAAAACCTGCCGCTGTACTTCGGCGGTCTGTTGATCACCCTCAAACTGCTCGCGCTGTCGCTGTTCTTCGGCCTGTTGGCGGCCTTGCCGCTGGGCTTGATGCGCGTGTCCAAGGTGGCGTGGGTCAACCTGCTGGCCTGGAGCTACACCTACGTGATTCGTGGCACGCCGATGCTGGTGCAGTTGTTCCTGATCTACTACGGTCTGGCGCAATTCGAAGCCGTGCGCGAGAGCTTCCTCTGGCCGTGGCTGTCGAGCGCGACGTTCTGTGCGTGCCTGGCGTTCGCCATCAACACCAGCGCCTACACCGCCGAGATCATCGCCGGCAGCCTCAAGTCCACACCGCCGGGCGAGATCGAAGCCGCTCGGGCGATGGGCATGTCAAAGGCCAAGATGTACCGCCGCATTCTGCTGCCGTCGGCCCTGCGCCGGGCGCTGCCGCAATACAGCAACGAAGTGATCATGATGCTGCAGACCACGAGTCTGGCCTCCATCGTGACGCTGATCGACATCACCGGCGCGGCGCGCACCGTCAATGCGCAGTTCTATCTGCCCTTCGAGGCCTACATCACCGCTGGTGTGTTCTACCTGTGCCTGACTTTCATTCTGGTGAAGCTGTTCAAGCTGGCCGAGCGCCGCTGGCTCAGTTACCTCGCACCGAGGAAGCACTGA
- a CDS encoding succinylglutamate desuccinylase/aspartoacylase family protein translates to MQRIDHRLPWSTLGTERTLSVFRFGEGGRKAYIQASLHADELPGMRTAWELKKRLTQLEEQGLLNGVIELVPVANPIGLGQLLQGNHQGRFEYGSGKNFNRDFTELSEPVAEQLAGKLGDDAHANVKLIRQAMVDVLEQLPPAGSELAGMQRVLLSHACTADIVLDLHCDTDASLHMYALPQHWPQWRSLSAHLGVSVGLLAEDSGGSSFDEACSLPWLRLAKQFKEAQIPLACMSTTLELGGQNNTGKADAEAYAEGILAFLAEHGLISGEWPQPAFEACEGMPFEGTEMIYAPHAGVLTFLRPAGAWVEPGEPLFEVIDPLTDRATTVCAGTAGVLFAIEKLRYAQPGYWMAKVAGRTPLRTGRLLSD, encoded by the coding sequence ATGCAACGCATCGATCACCGCCTGCCCTGGAGCACCCTGGGCACCGAACGCACGTTGAGTGTCTTTCGCTTCGGCGAGGGCGGGCGCAAGGCTTACATTCAGGCCAGCCTGCACGCCGACGAATTGCCAGGCATGCGCACGGCGTGGGAGCTGAAAAAGCGTCTCACACAGCTGGAAGAGCAGGGCCTGCTCAATGGTGTCATCGAGCTGGTGCCCGTCGCCAACCCGATCGGGCTGGGTCAGTTGCTGCAAGGCAATCACCAGGGGCGTTTCGAATACGGCAGCGGCAAGAACTTCAACCGCGACTTCACGGAGTTGAGTGAACCGGTCGCCGAGCAGCTGGCGGGCAAGCTGGGCGACGATGCGCACGCGAACGTGAAGCTGATCCGTCAGGCCATGGTCGATGTGCTGGAACAGTTGCCGCCTGCAGGCAGCGAACTGGCCGGCATGCAGCGCGTGTTGCTGAGCCATGCCTGCACGGCCGACATCGTGCTGGATCTGCACTGCGACACCGATGCCTCGCTGCACATGTACGCCTTGCCGCAGCACTGGCCACAGTGGCGGTCGCTGTCGGCGCACCTCGGCGTGAGTGTCGGTCTGCTGGCTGAAGACTCCGGCGGCAGCTCGTTCGATGAAGCCTGCTCGTTGCCGTGGCTGCGGCTGGCCAAGCAGTTTAAGGAAGCACAGATTCCGCTGGCCTGCATGTCCACCACCCTGGAACTGGGCGGCCAGAACAACACCGGCAAGGCCGACGCCGAGGCTTATGCGGAAGGCATCCTGGCGTTCCTCGCCGAGCACGGCCTGATCAGCGGTGAATGGCCGCAGCCGGCGTTCGAAGCCTGCGAAGGCATGCCGTTCGAAGGCACCGAAATGATCTATGCGCCGCACGCGGGCGTCCTGACATTCTTGCGCCCGGCCGGGGCATGGGTCGAGCCTGGCGAGCCTCTGTTCGAAGTTATCGATCCCTTGACCGACCGCGCGACCACCGTGTGCGCGGGGACGGCAGGCGTGTTGTTCGCCATCGAAAAACTGCGTTATGCCCAACCGGGCTACTGGATGGCCAAAGTGGCGGGTCGTACTCCGCTGCGCACCGGCCGCCTGCTCAGTGACTGA
- a CDS encoding ABC transporter ATP-binding protein, whose product MNKLEVQDLHKCYGSHEVLKGVSLTAKAGDVISIIGSSGSGKSTFLRCINLLEQPKSGRILLNNEELKLVANKDGGLKAADPKQLQRMRSRLSMVFQHFNLWSHMTALENIIEAPIHVLGVSKKEALEKAEHYLNKVGVAHRKEAYPGHMSGGEQQRVAIARALAMEPEVMLFDEPTSALDPELVGDVLKVMQALAQEGRTMVVVTHEMGFARGVSNQLIFLHKGLVEESGDPREVLVNPKSERLQQFLSGSLK is encoded by the coding sequence ATGAACAAACTGGAAGTCCAGGACCTGCACAAGTGCTACGGCAGTCACGAAGTGCTCAAAGGCGTTTCGCTCACCGCGAAGGCGGGCGATGTGATCAGCATCATCGGCTCCAGCGGCTCGGGCAAAAGTACTTTCCTGCGCTGCATCAATTTGCTGGAGCAGCCCAAGTCCGGCCGCATTCTGCTCAACAACGAAGAGCTGAAACTGGTCGCCAACAAGGACGGCGGACTGAAGGCCGCCGATCCGAAACAGCTGCAGCGCATGCGTTCGCGTCTGTCGATGGTGTTTCAGCATTTCAACCTGTGGTCGCACATGACGGCCCTGGAAAACATCATCGAGGCCCCGATCCATGTGCTCGGCGTGTCGAAGAAAGAAGCGCTGGAAAAGGCCGAGCATTACTTGAACAAAGTGGGCGTCGCCCATCGCAAAGAGGCGTATCCAGGGCACATGTCCGGTGGCGAGCAGCAACGGGTTGCTATCGCGCGGGCGCTGGCGATGGAGCCTGAAGTCATGCTGTTCGACGAACCGACCTCGGCGCTGGACCCGGAGTTGGTCGGTGACGTACTGAAAGTCATGCAGGCGCTGGCGCAGGAAGGCCGCACCATGGTCGTGGTCACGCACGAAATGGGCTTTGCCCGTGGGGTGTCGAACCAGTTGATCTTCCTGCACAAGGGCCTGGTCGAAGAGAGCGGTGACCCGCGCGAAGTGCTGGTCAATCCGAAGTCGGAGCGGCTGCAGCAGTTTCTGTCCGGCAGTTTGAAGTAG
- a CDS encoding GlxA family transcriptional regulator has translation MTAHRIGFLIWPGTKALTLALAEEALRVAQRVHPDVVYELTFMQAEPATAVDGANWQLPGEPWGGRLEGCQKVFLLADEPPAPMASALAGALKQLVRAGCVIGGLSAGVYPLAQLGLLDGYRAAVHWRWQDDFAERFPKVIATSHLFDWDRDRLTACGGMSVLDLLLAVLARDHGAELAGAVSEELVVERIREGGERQRIPLQNRLGSSHPKLTQAVLLMEANIEEPLTTDEIAQHVCVSRRQLERIFKQYLNRVPSQYYLELRLNKARQMLMQTSKSIIQIGLSCGFSSGPHFSSAYRNFFGATPREDRNQRRSSSPFELSSVPAERG, from the coding sequence ATGACTGCCCATCGAATTGGATTTCTTATCTGGCCCGGTACCAAAGCCCTGACGCTGGCACTGGCGGAGGAAGCCCTGCGTGTTGCTCAGCGCGTTCATCCCGACGTGGTTTACGAACTGACGTTCATGCAGGCCGAACCGGCCACCGCGGTTGACGGTGCCAACTGGCAATTGCCGGGTGAGCCGTGGGGCGGTCGACTCGAAGGGTGTCAGAAAGTGTTCCTGCTCGCCGATGAACCGCCAGCGCCCATGGCGTCAGCGCTGGCCGGAGCGCTGAAGCAACTGGTGCGTGCGGGCTGTGTGATCGGCGGTCTGTCGGCGGGTGTGTATCCGCTGGCGCAGTTGGGCCTGCTGGACGGTTATCGGGCAGCGGTGCACTGGCGCTGGCAGGATGATTTCGCCGAGCGTTTCCCCAAGGTCATCGCCACCAGCCACCTGTTCGACTGGGACCGTGATCGCCTGACAGCCTGCGGTGGCATGTCGGTGCTGGACCTGCTGCTGGCGGTGCTGGCGCGGGATCATGGCGCAGAACTGGCCGGCGCGGTGTCTGAAGAACTGGTGGTCGAGCGCATTCGCGAAGGTGGCGAGCGTCAGCGCATTCCGCTGCAGAACCGTCTGGGGTCCAGCCATCCGAAGCTGACCCAGGCCGTGTTGTTGATGGAAGCCAACATCGAAGAGCCGCTGACCACCGATGAAATCGCCCAGCACGTCTGCGTGTCGCGACGACAGCTGGAGCGGATTTTCAAGCAGTACCTCAATCGCGTGCCCAGTCAGTATTACCTTGAGCTGCGTCTGAACAAGGCGCGGCAGATGCTGATGCAGACCAGCAAATCGATCATCCAGATCGGCCTCTCCTGCGGTTTCTCCTCCGGCCCGCACTTCTCCAGCGCCTACCGCAATTTCTTCGGCGCCACCCCTCGCGAAGACCGCAACCAGCGCCGCAGCAGCAGTCCGTTCGAATTGTCCTCGGTGCCTGCTGAGCGCGGATAA
- a CDS encoding aspartate aminotransferase family protein: MSVEQVPVQRADFDQVMVPNYAPAAFIPVRGQGSRVWDQSGRELVDFSGGIAVNVLGHAHPALVGALTEQANKLWHVSNVFTNEPALRLAKKLVDATFAERVFFCNSGAEANEAAFKLARRVAHDLYGTEKYEIVAALNSFHGRTLFTVSVGGQPKYSDGFGPKITGITHVPYNDLAALKAAVSDKTCAVVLEPIQGEGGVLPAELEYLQGARTLCDEHNALLVFDEVQSGMGRSGHLFAYMHYGVTPDILSSAKSIGGGFPMAAMLTTEKLAKHLAVGVHGTTYGGNPLACSVGEAVIDVVNTPEVLAGVKAKHELFKSRLEKIGQQYGVFSEVRGLGLLIGCVLTDAWKGKAKEFFNAAEHEGVMILQAGPDVVRFAPSLVIDDADITEGLDRFERAVAKLTGA, encoded by the coding sequence ATGTCCGTTGAGCAAGTACCGGTGCAACGTGCCGATTTTGACCAGGTGATGGTCCCCAACTACGCCCCAGCAGCGTTCATTCCGGTGCGCGGCCAGGGTTCCCGTGTCTGGGATCAATCGGGTCGTGAGCTGGTTGATTTCTCCGGCGGCATCGCAGTCAACGTGCTGGGCCACGCGCATCCGGCGCTGGTCGGCGCACTGACCGAGCAAGCCAACAAGCTGTGGCACGTCTCCAACGTCTTCACCAATGAACCTGCGCTGCGCCTGGCCAAAAAACTGGTCGACGCCACGTTCGCCGAGCGCGTGTTCTTCTGTAACTCCGGTGCCGAAGCCAACGAAGCGGCCTTCAAGCTGGCCCGTCGCGTGGCTCATGACCTATATGGCACCGAGAAGTACGAAATCGTCGCCGCGCTGAACAGCTTCCACGGTCGCACCCTGTTTACCGTCAGCGTGGGCGGTCAGCCTAAGTATTCCGACGGTTTCGGCCCGAAGATCACCGGCATCACCCATGTGCCGTACAACGACCTCGCGGCACTGAAAGCCGCCGTCAGCGACAAGACCTGCGCAGTCGTGCTGGAGCCGATTCAGGGCGAGGGCGGCGTACTGCCCGCCGAGCTTGAATACCTGCAAGGCGCGCGCACGCTGTGTGACGAGCACAACGCGCTGCTGGTCTTCGACGAAGTGCAGAGCGGCATGGGTCGCAGCGGCCACCTGTTTGCGTACATGCATTACGGCGTGACCCCGGACATTCTTTCCAGCGCCAAGAGCATTGGCGGTGGTTTCCCGATGGCGGCCATGCTGACCACCGAAAAGCTCGCCAAGCACTTGGCGGTCGGCGTTCACGGCACCACATACGGCGGCAACCCGCTGGCGTGCTCGGTGGGCGAGGCGGTGATCGACGTCGTCAACACACCAGAAGTATTGGCGGGCGTTAAGGCCAAGCACGAGCTGTTCAAGTCGCGCCTGGAGAAAATCGGCCAGCAATACGGCGTGTTCAGCGAGGTGCGTGGCCTGGGTCTGTTGATCGGCTGCGTGCTGACCGACGCCTGGAAAGGCAAGGCCAAGGAGTTCTTCAACGCCGCCGAGCACGAAGGCGTGATGATTCTGCAAGCCGGCCCTGATGTCGTGCGTTTTGCGCCGAGCCTGGTGATCGACGATGCGGACATCACCGAAGGCCTGGACCGTTTCGAGCGTGCCGTTGCCAAGTTGACCGGAGCCTGA
- the aruF gene encoding arginine/ornithine succinyltransferase subunit alpha: MLVMRPAQMADLSEVQRLAADSPIGVTSLPDDAGRLSDKIAASEASFAAEVSFNGEETYFFVLEDTDTGRLVGCSGIVASAGYSEPFYSFRNETFVHASRELKIHNKIHVLSQCHDLTGNSLLTSFYVLPELVGTLWSELNSRARLLFVAAHPERFADSVVTEIVGYSDENGDSPFWDAIGRNFFDLNYAEAERLCGLKSRTFLAELMPHYPIYVPLLPDEAQEAMGQVHPRAQITFDILMREGFETDHYIDIFDGGPTLHARVSGIRSIAQSRVVPVKVDPVSSGDAVKGGRPYLVANGQLQDYRAVMLELDWVPGKPVTLSLAAAEALGVGEGASVRIVAV, from the coding sequence ATGCTGGTGATGCGCCCCGCGCAAATGGCTGATCTGAGCGAGGTTCAACGACTCGCCGCGGACAGCCCGATTGGTGTCACGTCCCTTCCGGATGACGCTGGACGTTTGAGTGACAAGATTGCCGCTTCCGAAGCGTCGTTCGCCGCCGAGGTCAGTTTCAACGGTGAAGAAACCTATTTCTTTGTGCTGGAAGACACCGACACCGGGCGTCTGGTGGGGTGTTCCGGGATTGTCGCCTCGGCGGGATATTCCGAGCCGTTCTACAGTTTCCGCAACGAGACCTTCGTTCACGCCTCCCGCGAGCTGAAGATCCACAACAAGATCCATGTGCTCTCGCAGTGCCATGACCTGACCGGGAACAGCCTGCTGACCAGCTTCTACGTGTTGCCTGAGCTGGTCGGGACCCTGTGGTCGGAGCTCAACTCCCGTGCGCGTCTGTTGTTCGTCGCAGCGCATCCGGAGCGGTTCGCCGATTCGGTGGTGACCGAGATCGTCGGTTACAGCGACGAGAACGGCGACTCACCGTTCTGGGACGCCATCGGTCGCAACTTCTTCGACCTGAATTACGCCGAGGCTGAGCGTTTGTGCGGTTTGAAGAGCCGGACCTTCCTCGCCGAACTGATGCCGCATTACCCGATCTACGTACCGCTGCTGCCCGACGAGGCGCAGGAAGCCATGGGCCAGGTGCATCCGCGTGCGCAGATCACCTTCGACATCCTGATGCGTGAAGGCTTCGAGACCGATCATTACATCGACATCTTCGACGGCGGTCCGACCTTGCACGCCCGTGTTTCCGGCATTCGTTCGATTGCCCAGAGCCGCGTCGTGCCGGTCAAGGTTGACCCTGTCAGCAGCGGCGACGCGGTCAAGGGCGGACGTCCTTATCTGGTCGCCAACGGCCAGTTGCAGGACTACCGCGCGGTGATGCTGGAGCTCGATTGGGTACCGGGTAAACCGGTGACCCTGAGCCTGGCGGCGGCCGAGGCATTGGGTGTCGGCGAAGGCGCCAGTGTGCGCATCGTCGCGGTTTGA
- the astA gene encoding arginine N-succinyltransferase codes for MIVRPVRSSDLPALIELAHSTGAGLTTLPANEERLAHRVGWAEKTFRGEAERGDTDYLFVLEDDDGRVVGISAIAGAVGLREPWYNYRVGLTVSASQELNIYREIPTLFLANDLTGNSELCSLFLHADYRNGLNGRLLSKARMLFIAEFPELFGSKIIAEMRGMSDEEGHSPFWESLGRHFFKMEFSQADYLTGVGNRAFIAELMPKFPLYSCFLSEAARNVIGRVHTSTEPALTMLKAEGFSYQGYVDIFDAGPAIECETGKIRAVRDSQALVLAVGTPGDDATPFLIHNRKREDCRVTAAPARFAAGTLVVDPKTAKRLRLNAGDQVRAVPLSPAREGI; via the coding sequence ATGATCGTTCGTCCCGTACGCAGCAGTGACCTTCCGGCGCTGATCGAGCTGGCGCACAGCACAGGCGCAGGCCTGACCACGCTGCCGGCCAATGAAGAGCGTCTGGCGCACCGGGTCGGCTGGGCCGAAAAGACCTTCCGCGGCGAGGCCGAGCGGGGGGACACCGACTACCTGTTCGTCCTCGAAGACGATGACGGTCGTGTGGTGGGTATTTCCGCCATCGCGGGCGCGGTCGGTCTGCGGGAGCCTTGGTACAACTACCGCGTGGGCCTGACGGTCAGCGCGTCGCAAGAGCTGAACATCTACCGCGAAATCCCGACGCTGTTCCTGGCCAACGACCTGACCGGCAACTCGGAATTGTGCTCGCTGTTCCTGCACGCCGATTACCGAAACGGTCTTAACGGTCGCTTGCTGTCCAAGGCGCGGATGCTGTTCATCGCCGAATTCCCTGAGCTGTTCGGGTCGAAAATTATCGCGGAGATGCGCGGCATGTCCGATGAAGAAGGGCACTCGCCGTTCTGGGAAAGCCTGGGCCGTCACTTCTTCAAGATGGAGTTCAGCCAGGCGGATTACCTGACCGGCGTCGGCAATCGCGCGTTCATTGCCGAATTGATGCCGAAATTCCCGTTGTACAGCTGCTTCCTCTCGGAGGCCGCGCGCAATGTCATCGGTCGTGTACACACCAGCACCGAACCGGCGCTGACCATGCTCAAGGCCGAAGGCTTCAGCTATCAGGGATACGTCGACATCTTCGACGCGGGCCCTGCCATCGAGTGCGAAACCGGCAAGATCCGCGCGGTGCGTGACAGCCAGGCACTGGTGCTGGCGGTCGGCACGCCGGGCGACGACGCCACGCCGTTTCTTATCCACAACCGTAAACGCGAGGACTGCCGCGTGACAGCCGCTCCGGCCCGGTTTGCCGCTGGCACGCTGGTGGTCGATCCGAAAACCGCCAAACGCCTGCGCCTGAACGCCGGCGATCAGGTGCGTGCGGTGCCTCTGTCTCCTGCTCGGGAGGGCATTTGA
- the astD gene encoding succinylglutamate-semialdehyde dehydrogenase, which translates to MMTTLYIAGGWQAGQGEAFESLNPVTQQVIWSGQAATAEQVDAAVNAARQAFPAWASLTLDERIAVLERFAVTLKGRTDEIARCIGEETGKPLWESATEVTSMVNKVAISIQSYRERTGEKSGPLGDATAVLRHKPHGVVAVFGPYNFPGHLPNGHIVPALLAGNAVVFKPSELTPKVAELTVQCWIDAGLPAGVLNLVQGARETGIALAAHSGIDGLFFTGSSRTGNSLHQQFAGRPDKILALEMGGNNPLVVDQVADVDAAVYTVIQSAFISAGQRCTCARRLLVPEGAWGDAFMARLVEVTATIQVGAFDQQPAPFMGSVISLRAAQALLDAQEQLLANGAVALLEMTQPHAQSALLTPGILDVSDVSDRPDEELFGPLLQVIRYADFDAAIVEANATQYGLAAGLLSDSQERYQQFWLQSRAGIVNWNKQLTGAASTAPFGGVGASGNHRASAYYAADYCAYPVASLESGTLALPASLTPGISLG; encoded by the coding sequence TTGATGACTACCTTGTATATCGCAGGCGGCTGGCAAGCCGGGCAGGGCGAGGCGTTCGAATCGCTGAACCCGGTGACGCAACAGGTGATCTGGTCCGGTCAGGCCGCAACCGCCGAGCAAGTCGATGCGGCGGTCAACGCTGCGCGTCAGGCCTTTCCGGCATGGGCTTCGCTGACACTGGACGAGCGCATCGCGGTGCTGGAACGCTTCGCCGTCACACTGAAAGGCCGCACGGACGAGATCGCCCGTTGCATCGGTGAGGAAACCGGCAAGCCGCTGTGGGAATCCGCGACGGAAGTGACCAGCATGGTCAACAAGGTCGCGATCTCGATTCAGAGCTACCGCGAGCGTACCGGCGAGAAGAGCGGGCCGCTGGGCGACGCCACCGCCGTCTTGCGACACAAGCCACATGGCGTGGTTGCCGTGTTCGGGCCTTACAACTTTCCGGGCCACTTGCCCAATGGTCATATCGTGCCGGCGCTGCTCGCGGGTAATGCCGTGGTGTTCAAACCGAGTGAGCTGACGCCGAAAGTCGCCGAGCTGACCGTGCAGTGCTGGATCGACGCGGGCCTGCCAGCCGGGGTGTTGAACCTCGTTCAGGGCGCGCGGGAAACCGGCATCGCCCTGGCGGCCCACTCAGGCATCGATGGTCTGTTCTTCACCGGGTCCAGCCGCACCGGCAATTCCTTGCATCAGCAATTCGCCGGTCGCCCGGACAAGATTCTTGCCCTGGAAATGGGTGGCAATAACCCGCTCGTCGTCGATCAGGTCGCTGACGTGGACGCCGCGGTGTACACCGTGATCCAGTCGGCTTTCATTTCTGCCGGTCAGCGCTGCACCTGTGCCCGCCGTCTGCTGGTGCCGGAAGGCGCGTGGGGCGATGCGTTCATGGCGCGTCTGGTCGAGGTCACCGCGACGATTCAAGTCGGAGCCTTCGATCAACAGCCTGCGCCCTTCATGGGGTCGGTGATTTCCCTGCGCGCCGCTCAAGCGTTGCTCGATGCTCAGGAGCAACTGCTCGCCAATGGCGCCGTGGCGTTGCTGGAAATGACCCAGCCACACGCGCAATCGGCGTTGCTGACGCCGGGCATTCTGGACGTCAGTGACGTGAGCGATCGTCCTGATGAAGAGCTGTTCGGCCCGTTGCTGCAGGTGATTCGCTACGCTGATTTCGACGCGGCCATCGTTGAGGCCAACGCCACGCAGTACGGCCTGGCGGCGGGTTTGCTGTCGGATTCCCAGGAACGCTATCAGCAGTTCTGGCTGCAAAGCCGGGCCGGCATCGTCAACTGGAACAAGCAACTGACGGGCGCGGCGAGTACCGCGCCGTTCGGTGGGGTCGGTGCATCGGGGAACCATCGCGCCAGTGCTTATTACGCCGCGGACTATTGCGCGTATCCGGTGGCGTCGCTGGAAAGCGGGACGTTGGCGTTGCCCGCGAGCCTGACGCCGGGCATAAGCCTTGGGTGA